Sequence from the Undibacterium piscinae genome:
TAGCTTCATACCTGGTAAACTCCAACGCATGCCAGCTCAAGCGTACCTGCCCCGAAGGGCCTATTGTATTCAGTGGCGCACCCAAGCCCTCCAAGCGCTCCGGCGGCAACGACAAACTAGCGGCAGTAACATGCCACTGACCGAGATTACCACTCAGCTTTACCGCCTGCGACAATACAGCAGGATTCTCAAGTCCAACTTCCAACTGCCCCAATATCATCATGGGCGAGATATGCCAGCTAAAACGCCCGGGAAACAAAGGCGTAACCGGACCGTTGATACCTGAAGCCACGCCGACAAACGCCGATCCCCGCCAAAAGCTACCCTGCACATCCCCCAAACTAAGCCGTCCTGAAGTTTGCTTCTCTAGCAACAATGCCAGCCAACTGGCCGGCAAAAAAATCAGCATCGTTACTATCACACTAAGAATTGCGGCGCCCCCCCACAACATCCCTGCTTTTTTTGACATATCAGAGCGCACTCTTCTGCTGCTTAAGGGTTACGACCACCCCCACCTGTCCGACTTCGGTCAAAGCGGTAAATTTAGCTTCCTCCACCGTCAAACGTGCCGCTTTTTGCATCTCCAGCAGCCACTCCATGATATTCACATAAGCAACCGATGTTACTTGCAAGCGAACGATGTCATCGGCACTTGTCAGGGTTTGCGCCTTGATTCCCCGCCGCAACAATGACGCCTCCACCACCTCGCGCGTCACGGGTGGCACATCACTGCTCATCTCGACCGCCATTTTGGCATATTGACTAGACATAACAGCCATTTCCGCCACTTGTTGTCGTAGTTGCGGTATTGCCTTTTCCAGAATTGCCTTGTTGCTCAGCGCAGGATTGATGAAAATCAAATAAATCAACGCCAGCAATATCGAAACCATACCGATACTAAGCCAACGCCGCTCTCTTGCGTCGCGCTGTTGCCAAAATAAACCAATTTCTGCCACGATCATTCCCTGCTTCATTTTCCATCCCCTGTTCCCGGGCGAATCTGCAGCAGCCCATCAACCGACGACACCAACATCAGGGAATGCGACTGCAATCCTGCCTTAAATTGATCCAGCGGTAACAATCCTGCAGATTTAAGCTTAACGAACAAACTATGTTCTCGATATTCGATAGTGACAATAGACGGCGCGTTCGGTTTGCTGACCACGACAGAATCCCATACCTGACCGAATTGCGATGACAGCACCAGAAAGTCATCGGGAGTAGATTCACCGACACTCTTGCGGGAAAGATTAATTTTTTGCTGCATCTGTGCGACGGGATCCCGGATGACATTTTCCTTTGGAAAGGTAGTTTTATACGTTTGCGTCAAAGATTCCGTCAAAGCCTGCGCCTCACGCTTCATCGACAGCCACTGTAAATTCAAACCTGCCAAATTAACCGTCAATGCAGCCATCGCCAAACCCAAAGGCCAGCGCCACTTAGCCCAGTCAAAAGAGCTCTGATTGGCATGAGACACTGAAGACATTAAATCAATCGAAGAAGCATTGAGACCAGCGATACGCGCCGACCAATTAGTCTCGTGAAAATGAAAACGCACCGCGAGATCTGCATCACTCTCTGCGGTTTGCTGATACAGCGCTAGCTGATCGACCGGAAGCGATACATTCACCACCATTCCCGTCGAGAACAAATTTAATGTTTGCAGTATCTGCTGCACTAATTCAGTAGCCTCGCCATCGTTTAGGCCGAGGTCAAACGTCAAGCCAGCACCGGGTTGGGCAGGCTTAGCGAAAGCCAACTCAAGGACTTGCGCTTCCGCTTCCACCAACACAGACATCGAATCCGCATCGGCTCGCATAGAACTCGACAGCGCATATGCCATCAACTTTCTTGGGTGCAGCACTTGTGCCTGGGCGTGTAAAACCTCCATCCACGACTTATCAACGGCAGCTATCGTACACATACCACCGGCAGGCGGCGCAGATAACAATATCAGTTCGGACGAGTCGGTTAACAGTTGATCTTCCAAAAGGTTGGGCAAGGCCGCCTTAAGCTTAGCGGCCGACATAGGAGGTATTTTTACCGTCAGTAAGCTCACATCGCTGGCTGCCAGCAAAAGGATGACCTGACGTGCACTGGCAGCTGCTGTCTGCAACTCATCGAGAGCCTTGCACCCTTGTTGCAGCACCTCACCCTCATCAGTGATCAACGCGAACGGGCGTGGAAAGCCGGCCAAATGCGGCACGGAACGCGCCACATTTTTTGACGGTAGCAGTATATACAGTGTGCTTGCCATATCTTATGAGTACCTTTGATCGTCTTTCATGAGCTGAAACAGCATCTTAATTCTCTCTTATCCACAATACCTTGTTCGCGACTGCGGTACGTTCCAGCAGGGCATTCACTTCCAACGCTGAACGGCTGAGCTTGACTTTACCATTGATGAAAAAATAATTGGTCCAAAATGAGATATCTTTCGCAATATCGGTAGTGATTCTTCCGGGAAAACGATTCTCAAAATCGGGCAGATCTCGAAAATAGGCGCGCTCGCGCCCTGCAACAATCAAGGCCGCATCCGTAAGACTGATATTCAAACACGCTGCCATCACTTCTTTCGACGTCGTGTTCAGGTTAACCGGTGTCTTCTGAGGTAGCACTACAACAAAATTTTTAAGGCTAACGATCATTTCAGGCGTATATCCGGGAATCGACAACAAATCGTCTAATTGGCTAAACCGCAAGAATTGTACGTCAGTATTAATATCGGAAGCACCCGGATTAACGGAAGATCCGGGATCATTGGTCGTTCCTGCGGATGACGCTGACGATGATGTACCGGGATTGGGCAAATTATTTTTATTTCCGGTTCCGGCAGCGGGAATCAACTTCCCCTGAGTTGACGCAATCGCCGCTGCAGCATTTTTCGCCAGCGACGGATTAATGCGTACGTTTGAAAATAAACGCGCCAACACCTCCACTTGGCGGGCATCAATTACACCATTGAGGGCCAGGCTATTCAAATTAAACCGCGACTGTGCATCCGTGATTTGCCCTGACAAACTAGCCTCACTACTTTCGGTATCC
This genomic interval carries:
- a CDS encoding type II secretion system protein N codes for the protein MSKKAGMLWGGAAILSVIVTMLIFLPASWLALLLEKQTSGRLSLGDVQGSFWRGSAFVGVASGINGPVTPLFPGRFSWHISPMMILGQLEVGLENPAVLSQAVKLSGNLGQWHVTAASLSLPPERLEGLGAPLNTIGPSGQVRLSWHALEFTRYEAKLDINGKMQLELDDMGSRLSSIKPLGSYRLVFDWHGQIADVALSSLKGPMLLNGKGSLNAGRFQFSGTAQAEVGQKEKLANLLNLLGQRRKDGDKDVIALEFK
- a CDS encoding type II secretion system protein M, whose translation is MKQGMIVAEIGLFWQQRDARERRWLSIGMVSILLALIYLIFINPALSNKAILEKAIPQLRQQVAEMAVMSSQYAKMAVEMSSDVPPVTREVVEASLLRRGIKAQTLTSADDIVRLQVTSVAYVNIMEWLLEMQKAARLTVEEAKFTALTEVGQVGVVVTLKQQKSAL
- the gspK gene encoding type II secretion system minor pseudopilin GspK, which gives rise to MKRQKQNGVAVVTALLLTTLAITIVASLFWQQQVQVRSIENQRFQLQKKWVLRGALDWARLILREDVRNSHNVDHLGEPWAVTLGDTHLDQYVENGKADTESSEASLSGQITDAQSRFNLNSLALNGVIDARQVEVLARLFSNVRINPSLAKNAAAAIASTQGKLIPAAGTGNKNNLPNPGTSSSASSAGTTNDPGSSVNPGASDINTDVQFLRFSQLDDLLSIPGYTPEMIVSLKNFVVVLPQKTPVNLNTTSKEVMAACLNISLTDAALIVAGRERAYFRDLPDFENRFPGRITTDIAKDISFWTNYFFINGKVKLSRSALEVNALLERTAVANKVLWIREN